TTCAGTTCCCACTGTTGGGGGACCAAGAAGAAGCCTCCTTCGACGTAGAAGCCTTGCTGCAGCCCGACCGACGGGACGGGGAGATCGGCCTTGACGTTTTCAATCCATCGCCAGAAGTATTCCCCGTTGGCGCTCCATCCCTGGTACTTGAAGGCGAGGTCCAGCGCGAGGAGGGTCACGTCGAAACTCTCCACTGTGGCTCCCGGGGCCAAGGCGCCGGGGTCGGTCACTCGCGTGCCGTCCGTCAGGCGAAGAAAGTCCGCTTCTTCGAGCTGGCTCCCTTGCCTCCCTTCGCGGGACGAGACGAGGGAACAGCCAGCTCGCACGGCGAGTTCGTCGTGTCGTTCGTAATCTGTGGGGCGACCCGGCCCAAAGTCGCCCAGGAGATTCCACCACGCCGACGCGGCGCCGGAGAATTGATCGCTCACCTCCGCCGGGGTCAGCCCCTCGGTGCTAAAGCCTTGGCCGATCATCAACTCATAGTGCCAGACGGACGAAGGATCGCCGACGACCCAGATTCCCGTCGTCCGACTGGGGCGAAAGAACTCGTTGGCAAATGGGCGATCGATCAGCCGCGTGTCAAAGGCTCCGAGGAGCCAATTCCTCGTGCCCGGGACCTTCCGTTTGCCGGCCTGGATCTCGACCGCGTCGGAAACGCGCCACGCCCACCAGTGATCGAGAATCGCCAGTTCGTGTCGACTGTCCGTATCGCCGTCGGTTTGCAGAAAGTACTTCAACTGCGGTGAGAACGCATGCCCCGCGAGGACGACCCGAGCGCGTTCGAGTTCGAAGATCTGGCGATTGTAGATCGGTCGCACGACGCCGGCGTTGTCGGTCCAGCTGTCGGCGTCGCGACTGAACGTGGAGAACCGAAATTGGGTCCGGAGGTTCGCCCTGGCTGCGAAACTGTCCCGGTTCCGCTGCACGTTGAAGAACAGCCCGTCGGCGTATCCGAACTCGTACGGACTCTTCGCCGCTTGCTCGATCGAACAAGGCGTAGTCGGGACGTCCGGCGACAGCCAATCCTGCGCGTTCAAGATCGCCCCGTCCGACTCCGCCGGAATGGGGCTCGCCGACTCCTCCGAGATCGATTCGACCGGCGCGGACTCGACGACGGGCGCACTCCCGTCGGCGGCGAGATTCGTCCCGCTCGGACCCTGGGCGCGCGCCGCAGCGCCGCCCGCGATCCCGAGGAACGCTAGCAGACAGGTCGCGGATGTATGGACAGCGGACGCCCTCACATGACCAACTCGCCGTGCCCGAGAAGAGACAAGCAATGCCGAATTTATCGGCAAGGCAGACGGTGACGATTGCGTGGAAACGCCGTCGCGACCGGAATCCCGCTCGACGGCGGGACGAAGGGACCAACAAAACTGCCTGAAGCCCCGTATCCACCGCCCAGTTTGACTGACGTCTCGAAAGGTCGCAGCTGCACTGCTCCTGCTGGCCGCCAGGAAACGCATCGTCGGCGGTGAATCGCCGCTTCCTGGCCGACGCATTCCCCGGGCCGACTGCCGGGCGAAGCCCGCAGGGGATCGAGTTCGCCGATCATCGGCCAGTGCGTCAATCGTGCTGCAGGCAAGGCTGACCGCAACGCCTTGCGGAGGGGTGCGAGGCGAGCTTGACGCACATTGTAAGCGACGGTTCGCGGGGCCGACCCGACAGCATGGGTCGACGACCAGCGAGCGCAGTCCGCCCGCCGGCGACGCTCCCCCTTACAGGGTCATGTTCGCTCGGACGCCGTAGACGACGGCGTCCTCAGAAATCGCTCGGGCCCCTGGCCGCAGGAACTGGACGTCAGGCGTCACGTTCAACCAGGGGGTGATTTGGAAGTTGTAGAACAACTCCACCCCCGTCCCGTCCTGGGGGTTGAGGAGGGCGACGGGAGCCGGACCGAATTCGTCGCTGGCTCCGACGTAGTACCAGCCTATGCCGAAGCGATCGCGGCGCCCGGAGCGCAGGACGCTGTCGCCGCCGATGCCGCCGGACAGGAAGTAACGCACCGGCGTCGGATTGCCGTCGCTGATCGACGCTCGTCCGAACAAACCCCAGCCTAAGCGGGACTGTTCATCGTATACGCGCAGAAACTGATCGAACCCATAGTAGATCGTGTAGGAGTCCGGCTTCGTGGCGAAACCAGGGACGACCGGCTCAGGGTAGACCCCGGGAGGGGCTGCGCTGAACGCGAGGTCCGTCAGGTCGACGTGCTTCCAGATCGCCCCGACGTGCTGGTCGCCGGGCTTGTCGAAGAAGCTCGTATTGACCTTCACCTCGCCGCCGACGATGACCCCTTTCGAGAAGAGATCGTCTAGCCGAAAGAAGTCGCGGGTGCGATCCTGCGGGTCGTAGACGAAGGCCGACATCATGCCCCACGAGCGGGGCATCGCCACCCCCGCCGTGAAGGAGGTGTACGGCAGTCCCAAGAGAAACGCCGGGTTGGCGATCAGAGCCTGATTGACGAACTGCTCGGTGCCGTCTCCTCCCGCGAACTCGTCCTGGTCGGCCGCGCCAAGGACGTCTTTCTTGCCGGCAAAGGCGACAAGCTCCTCCGACAGCGGTTGGGTCACGACGAAATTCGTAATGTACGGAACCCCCGGATCGTTCGGGGCGAACGGCAGGGCCGCGGGAAAGACGGCCGGCGCGAAGGACCCGACTCGGCCCGAGACGTTTCCGTAGTCGCCGTACCAATGCTCGGCGCGAACGAGCAGCTTGCCGTAGGGGAGGCCGCCGAACTTCTCGAGATCAAAATTGAGATCGTACTCGCCGCGACCGGTGTACTTGAACGTGTCGCCCAGCCCCAGCGGCGGGGGCGCGGGGGCGTTGATTCCGCCGTCGACCCCGAACGCGAAATGGGTCGAGCGGCCGGCGAAAGCGATCCCGGACTCCTGCAAGCGGGAGCGCAGCCCCAGCCAATCGCCGGTCAAGGTCGGCGCGCCCCAGCACCCGTCGGCAGCGACGTCGGCCCCGCAATCGAGTTCCGTGCCGTCGCCGTCGCCGGCCAGACAGTCCCCGCACGCGTCCGAAGCATCCAGGACCGCCGCCCAACCGGCGACAAACAGCCAGAGCACTGCACTGATCTGTCGAGAACACGCACTACCCATGGCCTTCGAATCCTTTCGCAACGCACTCGTCCCACGGTCAATGTATCGGAAGGCTGGTGATGACATTTCTACAGCCTTCAGAGATTTTTGCCTCAGCGACTTTCCGAGTTCGTGGAACCCTGCTGATCGCGAAGGCTACCACGTGTGCGGCGCTCGATTTGAAGTGTGCGGTTACGCCCATTTGCACACGATCGGCACTGGCAAGACAACCCCAATCACAATCTGTCTGCTTGGGTATCGTCCCGAGCGCGTCTCTTCGAGGCTTCGAGTCGCCGCGGAGGGCGCAACCAGGGCGCCTCACGAGCCATTTTTTCGCCGAATCGGCGGCGAACTTGTTTGCAGCGGAGATTTCGCCGCTGTAGTATGCGCTCGCTTCTCTAAACCCGCTCCGTTCTCACAAGGCAGGCATCTATGATGTTCCCGAGTCCGAAAGCATTGGTCGCCGCGATCGCCCTCCTGGGCGTCGCCGTATTTGCGGAGGAATCGTTCGCGCAGTCGAAGAAGCCGAATATTCTCGTCATCTGGGGCGATGACATCGGGTGGAACAACCCCAGCGCCTACAACCGGGGGATGATGGGTTACCAAACTCCGAACATCGACCGCGTGGCGCGGGAAGGCGGATTGTTCACGGACTGGTACGGTCAGCAGTCATGCACGGCGGGAAGGGCGGCATTCATTACCGGACAGAGCCCGTTTCGCACCGGGTTGCTTAAAGTCGGACTCCCAGGCGCAAAAGAAGGGCTCTCTGCGAAGGATCCGACCATCCCGGAGTTGTTGAAGAATCATGGGTACATGACCGCGCAGTACGGAAAGAACCATCTGGGCGACCAGGATGAGCACTTGCCCACAAATCATGGCTTCGACGAGTTCTACGGCAATCTTTATCACCTGAACGCGGAACAGGAGCCCGAGCATCCGGATTACTTCAAGAATCCGGAGTTGAGAAAGATGTTCGGCCCCCGCGGGGTCATCAAGTCGTTCGCCAACGGCAAGATTACGGACACCGGGCCGTTGACCATCGAACGCATGAAGACGATTGATGAAGAAATTACCAAAGGCGCCTTGGACTTCGTCAACCGTGCTGCGAAAGCCGACAAGCCGTTCTTTCTCTGGTTCAACACGACTCGCATGCACATCTGGACCCACTTGAAGAAGGAGTCCGAGGGCAAGACGGGACTTGGCGTCTATCCGGACGGAATGGTCGAACACGACGGGCAAGTCGGACAGTTGCTGGACCTGCTCGACAAACTGGGAATTGCAGACAACACGATTGTGATGTACTCCACGGACAACGGCGCCGAGTGCTTTTCCTGGCCGGACGGCGGGAGCACGCCGTTCCGCAATGAAAAGAACTCGAACTGGGAAGGCGGCTACCGGGTTCCCTGCATGATCCGCTGGCCGGGCGTGATCAAGCCAGGCACGGTCTTCAACGGCATTTGTTCGCACGAAGACATGCTTCCGACGCTGCTCGCGGCGGTGGGCGAACCGGACGTCAAAGCGAAATTGCTCAAGGGCCACAAGGCGAACGGCCGGGATTTCAAGGTGCATCTTGATGGGTACAACCTGACCCCCTATTTGCGCGGCGAAGTGAAAGAGTCGCCGCGGCAAGAGTTTTTCTACTGGACCGATGACGGCAACCTGGCCAATCTGCGATACGACCGCTGGAAGATCGTGTTCATGGAACAGCGAGCGCACGGGCTGGAAGTTTGGCAGGAACCCTTGGTGACGCTGCGCTTTCCGAAGCTGTTCTGCCTGCGAACCGATCCGTACGAGCGGGCCGATCACGAGGCAGGGGACTACGCCCGCTGGCGGGTGGACCACGCGTTCGTGTTGTTGCCGGCCGTCGCCTTTGTCAGCCAGCACTTGTCGTCCTACGTCGAGTTTCCTCCCCGCCAAAAGCCGGGGAGTTTCAATCTGGATCAGGTCCTGCAGAAACTCCAACAGGGGGGAGGCG
The Pirellulales bacterium DNA segment above includes these coding regions:
- a CDS encoding arylsulfatase; this encodes MFPSPKALVAAIALLGVAVFAEESFAQSKKPNILVIWGDDIGWNNPSAYNRGMMGYQTPNIDRVAREGGLFTDWYGQQSCTAGRAAFITGQSPFRTGLLKVGLPGAKEGLSAKDPTIPELLKNHGYMTAQYGKNHLGDQDEHLPTNHGFDEFYGNLYHLNAEQEPEHPDYFKNPELRKMFGPRGVIKSFANGKITDTGPLTIERMKTIDEEITKGALDFVNRAAKADKPFFLWFNTTRMHIWTHLKKESEGKTGLGVYPDGMVEHDGQVGQLLDLLDKLGIADNTIVMYSTDNGAECFSWPDGGSTPFRNEKNSNWEGGYRVPCMIRWPGVIKPGTVFNGICSHEDMLPTLLAAVGEPDVKAKLLKGHKANGRDFKVHLDGYNLTPYLRGEVKESPRQEFFYWTDDGNLANLRYDRWKIVFMEQRAHGLEVWQEPLVTLRFPKLFCLRTDPYERADHEAGDYARWRVDHAFVLLPAVAFVSQHLSSYVEFPPRQKPGSFNLDQVLQKLQQGGGGTN
- a CDS encoding carbohydrate porin; amino-acid sequence: MLWLFVAGWAAVLDASDACGDCLAGDGDGTELDCGADVAADGCWGAPTLTGDWLGLRSRLQESGIAFAGRSTHFAFGVDGGINAPAPPPLGLGDTFKYTGRGEYDLNFDLEKFGGLPYGKLLVRAEHWYGDYGNVSGRVGSFAPAVFPAALPFAPNDPGVPYITNFVVTQPLSEELVAFAGKKDVLGAADQDEFAGGDGTEQFVNQALIANPAFLLGLPYTSFTAGVAMPRSWGMMSAFVYDPQDRTRDFFRLDDLFSKGVIVGGEVKVNTSFFDKPGDQHVGAIWKHVDLTDLAFSAAPPGVYPEPVVPGFATKPDSYTIYYGFDQFLRVYDEQSRLGWGLFGRASISDGNPTPVRYFLSGGIGGDSVLRSGRRDRFGIGWYYVGASDEFGPAPVALLNPQDGTGVELFYNFQITPWLNVTPDVQFLRPGARAISEDAVVYGVRANMTL
- a CDS encoding porin → MRASAVHTSATCLLAFLGIAGGAAARAQGPSGTNLAADGSAPVVESAPVESISEESASPIPAESDGAILNAQDWLSPDVPTTPCSIEQAAKSPYEFGYADGLFFNVQRNRDSFAARANLRTQFRFSTFSRDADSWTDNAGVVRPIYNRQIFELERARVVLAGHAFSPQLKYFLQTDGDTDSRHELAILDHWWAWRVSDAVEIQAGKRKVPGTRNWLLGAFDTRLIDRPFANEFFRPSRTTGIWVVGDPSSVWHYELMIGQGFSTEGLTPAEVSDQFSGAASAWWNLLGDFGPGRPTDYERHDELAVRAGCSLVSSREGRQGSQLEEADFLRLTDGTRVTDPGALAPGATVESFDVTLLALDLAFKYQGWSANGEYFWRWIENVKADLPVPSVGLQQGFYVEGGFFLVPQQWELNGQFSYVGGEQGVRKGGAVGFSYYPRNTQNFKLSADVTVLDGSPVNSTGSDVLVGDDGVLVRTQFQALF